One Cucumis sativus cultivar 9930 chromosome 1, Cucumber_9930_V3, whole genome shotgun sequence DNA segment encodes these proteins:
- the LOC101220841 gene encoding ras-related protein RABF2b, with protein MATSGNKNINAKLVLLGDVGAGKSSLVLRFVKGQFVEFQESTIGAAFFSQTLAVNDATVKFEIWDTAGQERYHSLAPMYYRGAAAAIIVYDITNQGSFDRAKKWVQELQAQGNPNMVMALAGNKSDLLDSRKVAAEDAQTYAQENGLFFMETSAKSAANVNDIFYEIAKRLPRVQPVQNTTGMVLDRPAERVASTSCCS; from the exons ATGGCCACCAGCGGAAACAAGAACATTAATGCCAAATTA GTGCTTCTTGGTGATGTTGGTGCTGGGAAGTCAAGTCTAGTGTTGCGTTTTGTTAAAGGGCAATTTGTAGAGTTTCAG GAATCAACAATTGGTGCTGCCTTTTTCTCTCAAACATTAGCTGTAAATGATGCCActgtgaaatttgaaatatggGATACAGCTGGGCAGGAGAGATACCACAGTTTGGCTCCAATGTATTACAGGGGTGCAGCTGCAGCTATTATCGTCTATGATATTACTAACCAA GGTTCATTTGATCGGGCAAAAAAATGGGTTCAAGAACTTCAGGCACAAG GCAACCCGAATATGGTCATGGCTTTAGCTGGGAATAAATCAGATTTGTTGGATTCTAGGAAGGTTGCTGCAGAG GATGCTCAAACATATGCACAGGAGAATGGCCTTTTCTTCATGGAAACCTCTGCAAAAAGTGCTGCTAATGTCAATGATATCTTCTATGAAATAG CAAAGAGATTGCCGCGAGTGCAACCAGTACAGAATACAACCGGGATGGTTCTGGACAGACCTGCTGAAAGGGTTGCAAGCACGTCATGTTGCTCGTAG